The nucleotide sequence AAGAGCTCCAACACATATTCAGTGTCCAGAGTAAAACGTTTTTGCAATGACTAGTGCctggatttaaagggatagctcaccaaaaaataaataaataaatacaattgtattattgtgttatattactcactctcatgtggctcgaaacctgtaagacctctgttcatctttgaaacacaaattaagatatttctgatgaaattcCTCCATAGACGTCAAAGGTCCAGCATGATCAAGGcacaaaaatacatattgtaagggcattgttaaaataatccatgtgatatcagcagttcaactgtaattttaggaagatacaagaatactttttgtgtgaaaagaaagctaacaacttttttcaacaatcCTTCTCATCCGCATCACCCTATGgcaccattttggagattatCAAGACATGTGCATGATAATCTCCTGCATGTCCTGCATGTAAACAATGCTCATGCTGCAGCTGACAATAAATGCCTTATTtacacacagcaaaatccccagtgttaatttaacactctgagtgtggactcatataaacactgaagcagtgtcaaaagtaaaacactgaagcagagttgaagttaatgagataattacgggttatgattgagcattattgaagacacctgatgttaacaagcagactcaccaaacgagaaaatcacaatttgtgtgtcaccattatagtggtcagtgtttgctttagttatgATCTTGGCTTGtggctttttacttttaaaatttgtttgGCAAGCCAAGAGCAAAAGTCATCGGGTGGTGATGATtgtgttttaatgtaattattgttTGACCTCAGTTACTGAACTAATTTAAAGTGTTTTCTCTAAATACAACtataaaacttccattattgattgtaacagcttAGAATCCACAATGAAAGCATCTGCATtttctataaatttttttattatagtctttattttaggcacacacagataacaagaatcagcgtatgaatctcaacaatggtgacaaacagcatatccagataaacagatctactctgaacatcacaaaactagatactacAAATTCACATaataacagcaaaaataaaatatagttagaataaaaagttaaaaagacagttcagctcataatttattcatgccgcaatgcatgatgggagccatggatgagtttttattggctacaacatgcttttttgatggtcaccgttgttgtgatgctcatgctgattcttgatgtctgtgtgtctaaactaaagaactctttctttatgtagaaataacttttaaaaacatgtcatattatgccAAAATGCTGGATTGCTATCTTTTTTACCCACTTTATTTATGTACACAATAAAGAAACCTGAACTCACGCATTCAGGTCACTACATGACAATTAGTTCAAaccacaatcaatggcacacatgattgcctttgctctgGTCTGTATGTTATAATTCTGTTACCACAGCAacacaaaatctaaagttaataactgaaAGGTCAAGATctcagctaaagcaaacactgaccactatgatggtgacacacaaattgtgattttctcgtttggtgagtctgcttgttaacatcaggtgtcttcaataatggtcaatcataactccattaacttcttaattatctcattaacttcaactctgcttcagtgttacttttaacactgcttcagtgtttatatgagcccacactcagagtgttaaattaacactggggattttgctgtgcacTGTCCAAAATGGCACCATGTGGTGATGCAGAGTAGAAGAACTGTTggataaagttattttatttttatttatttatttattttgttcgcacaaaaattattctcgtagcttcataataTTACCGTTGAACcattgatgccacatggactattttaacaatgcccTTACTAAATTTCTGTGTGTTAATCATGGGATGACCTTTGCTGTCTTGGAagttcagaaagctcttggatttcatcagaaatatcttaatttgtgttaaatATATTTCCAAGATAATTAAATCTGTATGCCCTGCCTCAACGTTTTGATTGCTTGTTTGATCAGTCATTTGATCAACCTTTAtcgaaaaataaatacatactattTATACATATTAACATTGTTGCTGTTGAATTAGAGTGTCAAATCCATGATGGCAGAGGTAATCATTGTAGATGGAGGTTTTAATCACAGATTCCCCCATTTGTTAATCTGTGTTTAAAATGAAGTGGTGCAACACAActcgatttaaaataaaatcaagaaatagttttgctatatatagatacagtggggaaaatacaGACAGTGACATAGTGGCTTTGTGTAAGTAACTGGTTAATTGACAAATTTTAGTTTTGCCACAAGGTAACACTTTAAGTTATTACCATCTTATTGTTTGCTGCACTTGCAGCAGCATTCATATCTCccttaaatattacaaaatcatCTATATCATTAAGCATAATATTCAGTTTGGTTTTAGTTGTATTAATTGACCTCATCATCTACttgaaaataatatgaataaacaagCTTTCAAAAAAGGTGTGAAAACAATTAGGCtattaaagttactgtttttactcttgATTTCATCCGCAGTCTTCCGGAAGGTCTTTCCCTCGTGCTCTACCATACAATCAAACTGGTTCTTCTCCCACACTTCTGGTGTAATACTGAGGGTAGAAGTCTTCTGAAAGGTCCCATCTTCATTTGGTAGTAGCTCTCCAACATCCACATCCTCATCATGATCCTGTCCATTTTTTAACCAGGTGATAGTTAGTCCTGGTGGGTAAAAACCTGTGGCATGACACACTACAGGAGATGAGGGATGCCTCTGTAACAGAGACACTACAGGAGCTAAAAAAGAATGAGATAAATGTGAAGAAAATAGTACTTCAGATCAGATcagttaaataaatgcatctaaattgtgtttaaatgaagcaattcatgaaaaaaaaagaaaaaagagaagcaCAAACGACTcaattataatacaaattatatgtcTGGAAGACAAGCTACCTCTTGTCTCTAAATCCACTTTTCTTAATGTCAAGAAATGTTTTAACCAGGGAACACAATCACGTTGGTAATATTGTCTGAATAATTCAAGCTGGGCTGTGTCATTATTCCACTTCTCTGTTGTTATTACTCCCTGTGGTACAGGTGTGATGTATCTGAGCGCCTTCACATCTAGTGCGACATAATCCTCTCCATCATAACCGTACTGATCAAAACCTTGTGAAGCTCCAGTCTGATCATCCCATTCACATCCATACATCCTCTGATACGTGTGAACACCTGAAGAGAAAAGCCATAAGAACTGCTCCTTTTTAATGTATATCTTTGGCATTTGAAACTGTAGTATATTTTAACTCACCACGTGTCTGATTGAATTGCTGCATTAGAACAGTAATGTTGATTTTGTTGGTCTGCTGTACTCGTTCTCTGATCTCAGCGTATTCTTTAAATCTGTCTCCAGACATAAACTCCTTCATCCAGTCCTGTCTGGGAATCAGCTTCTTCATCTCACTGTCATAATAATCAATCTGTCGTCCATCCAGAGTAGCTACTGCAAAAGACGCTGGGATTCCTGCAATTCCATTTATTTCAGTGTAAAGGGTGGTGAAGGTGTGAAACTctgaacaaataaaaacataaagttCTCAATCATGTTTAAACAACACATTAAAATTGCTGTTTGAGACTAGATTTAGAAAATAATAGTAACTGATTTCTTTTTCAGGAAATTTTACATCAGATTAAAAGTACCACATGCTTTTCTGTCAGTTGAACCAGTGCTATTATCaataactaaaaactaaatatacaCTAAGTAGACATTCAAAAGGCCTTTTTTACTGCCGCACGTACCGCCGTGGAGGcggtataaagtgcatttgcagcttttgaccgctgagtggcactttgaccacaagttatcaaacaagcgcatcaaagcacattttcgctaaTAGACGTCAGTCTTGCCTCACTTGATTTGTTAGATTTGATGGCTTCactctatggaagcatatgggtagcataattcaatttgggatgtaatatgcaaaatgacaatgcaatatgtaaaatgacaatgcatttctgtatttacatttacattttccaatacatttgtgcaacgtttggtgcaaaatgaaaatgaaaattaaattacataattttaatttgccatttcatacaccagttttaatatgtaaaatgaatactaattttaacgctttataagttgcaaaattaaaatgaaaatgtattacagaaataattagatatgtctaacatgttcaagcaaaaactgtggcaaaatgatcatttaaatgctatttttcttaaatgcattaacactcacagtcaagacacttacgattgcattttcattcaatgtcccgcaatgaatgtagcaaaactcaatgtgcacattgaaaatgcattccgagccgatcacgtgtccgccCCCTCCCaccatgtcaatcactgcgtgaacaaggcggggcttgcagaaggtcaaaagactcaaatctcaagaagaggattcaagtgagagaacatggacaagacagttgttcagtgtacgttttgatcattttggtttatatcaatatttcattcgcacttgtgggcggagctgaaacgctgctttcatctgattggtcgaatcgctccaccttcagctcggtcttgtcattctttcgggcagaataagagtcagtggaagtgaagcactgtaatgtctgaaaccaccgctcactgttaattagcataatatttgaatcagatgtagctgggcacataattcgtgctgatgagatctgcaaattatttctaggttgtagtattgtatgaatattgtcacactgataaatacagtgcaaatagttctctctctttgaataaaagtgaagtggaaatacaaatcaataatagactgaacagttatatatatatatatattagggccgggactttaacaggactttaacgcgttaattgagattaattaattacacaaaaaataacgcgttaactaagattaattaattacagaaaaaaatcccgcatttttaataatttatttttgcaccgcggaacgtttctcactggatgcgtttcggcggg is from Carassius gibelio isolate Cgi1373 ecotype wild population from Czech Republic chromosome B22, carGib1.2-hapl.c, whole genome shotgun sequence and encodes:
- the LOC127987994 gene encoding major histocompatibility complex class I-related gene protein-like yields the protein MEGDSVTLNTSLTELINDDLIQWRFGIEITLLAEINKRADLITVYDDAHGGRFRNRLKLNNQTGSLTITNTRTEDTGRYLLLINHTSIIFSLIVFELKSVSVKEGNSVTLNSGLTEMKDDDVILWTFGIEFTLLAEINKRADSMTVYDDVLDGRFRDRLKLNNQTGSLTITNTTTQHAGVYVLWINQIRIYLFLIVYQFHTFTTLYTEINGIAGIPASFAVATLDGRQIDYYDSEMKKLIPRQDWMKEFMSGDRFKEYAEIRERVQQTNKINITVLMQQFNQTRGVHTYQRMYGCEWDDQTGASQGFDQYGYDGEDYVALDVKALRYITPVPQGVITTEKWNNDTAQLELFRQYYQRDCVPWLKHFLTLRKVDLETRAPVVSLLQRHPSSPVVCHATGFYPPGLTITWLKNGQDHDEDVDVGELLPNEDGTFQKTSTLSITPEVWEKNQFDCMVEHEGKTFRKTADEIKKAVHCCGFTEAVIRLVLSALVGVATVILLVYGIRSS